In a single window of the Streptacidiphilus sp. P02-A3a genome:
- a CDS encoding ABC transporter ATP-binding protein/permease: MTRTSGTTSATEDAPTGTAESAESGGAAGAEEQFDEQFDEQLRLQFGADKRALELMRFSGRAMAARLPRLVGRATRLAWDTDRRATAALLGCQLASGLLQVGGLLATTGTISAIIGPGHITARLTAALPSVLVLAGTAGLRAVLGLAVSGMSQRLSPKVARAAERLLAVGGMEAELAAYDSPGYSDRWDAADRGAQTIQDLLSGAQNIIASAASLAAAAVVVCVLHPLLLPLLMLASLPQGIASVKGATAGYLATHETSSERRALFLLRWWMLDKNSADQVRSNHMAPFLIRRYDAIGARVDASNDRAVAIAARYGVIGALCGGLASCLTWGVLAVLLATGHIDVAKAGTAVFALRNAAGSLQGIIGYGGSVFRYGMFLDDWATYLDEVGGHALARGSADPGRATVIRAEAVGYRYEEAAEPALAGVDVEVRRGEIIALVGENGSGKTTLGRLLAGLFLPQEGAVTWDGQDTREPGRTR; encoded by the coding sequence ATGACCCGGACCAGCGGCACCACCAGCGCGACCGAGGACGCCCCCACCGGGACCGCCGAATCCGCCGAATCCGGCGGGGCCGCCGGGGCCGAGGAGCAGTTCGACGAGCAGTTCGACGAGCAGTTGCGGCTCCAGTTCGGCGCCGACAAGCGCGCCCTGGAGCTGATGCGGTTCAGCGGCCGGGCGATGGCCGCGCGCCTGCCGCGGCTGGTCGGCCGGGCCACGAGACTCGCCTGGGACACCGACCGCCGCGCCACCGCCGCCCTGCTCGGCTGCCAGCTCGCCTCCGGCCTGTTGCAGGTGGGCGGCCTGCTGGCGACCACCGGGACGATCAGCGCGATCATCGGCCCCGGACACATCACCGCGCGGCTGACCGCCGCGCTGCCCTCGGTGCTGGTCCTGGCCGGGACGGCCGGTCTGCGGGCGGTCCTCGGGCTCGCGGTCAGCGGCATGTCGCAGCGGCTGTCGCCCAAGGTCGCCCGCGCCGCCGAGCGCCTGCTGGCGGTCGGCGGCATGGAGGCCGAGCTGGCGGCCTACGACAGCCCCGGCTACTCCGACCGCTGGGACGCCGCCGACCGGGGCGCGCAGACCATCCAGGACCTGCTCTCCGGAGCGCAGAACATCATCGCCTCGGCCGCGTCACTGGCCGCCGCCGCGGTGGTGGTCTGCGTCCTGCACCCGCTGCTGCTGCCGCTGCTGATGCTGGCCTCGCTGCCGCAGGGCATCGCCAGCGTCAAGGGGGCCACCGCCGGCTACCTGGCCACCCACGAGACCAGCAGCGAGCGGCGGGCGCTGTTCCTGCTGCGCTGGTGGATGCTGGACAAGAACTCCGCCGACCAGGTGCGCAGCAACCACATGGCACCGTTCCTGATCCGCCGCTACGACGCGATCGGGGCCCGGGTCGACGCCAGCAACGACCGGGCGGTGGCGATCGCCGCGCGGTACGGGGTGATCGGGGCGCTCTGCGGCGGCTTGGCCTCCTGCCTGACCTGGGGCGTACTGGCGGTGCTGCTGGCGACCGGCCACATCGACGTGGCCAAGGCCGGAACGGCGGTGTTCGCGCTGCGCAACGCCGCCGGCAGCCTGCAGGGCATCATCGGCTACGGCGGCTCGGTGTTCCGCTACGGCATGTTCCTCGACGACTGGGCCACCTACCTCGACGAGGTCGGCGGCCACGCCCTGGCCCGGGGCAGCGCGGACCCGGGCCGGGCCACGGTGATCCGGGCCGAGGCAGTCGGCTACCGCTACGAGGAGGCGGCCGAGCCCGCCCTGGCCGGGGTCGACGTGGAGGTCCGGCGGGGCGAGATCATCGCCCTGGTGGGCGAGAACGGCTCCGGCAAGACCACCCTGGGCCGCCTGCTGGCCGGTCTGTTCCTGCCGCAGGAGGGCGCCGTCACCTGGGACGGCCAGGACACCCGCGAGCCGGGGCGGACCAGGTGA
- a CDS encoding NUDIX domain-containing protein, whose amino-acid sequence MTTPPTTPWLPPEQYVRTIQQATMYGCLYLTDEADRPLQLHTALPEHPQRWQFPGGNCEFGQTPWQAALRELTEETGLRLEGPPRLLAVCFRLPNEGWPLAKVGFVFDGGVLTAAQLRQVRLDPQEHNAWEVRELEDWQPDMGEYHWRRLLAAHQARTSGVAAYICEDEPAPGADGPTGSGGDGFPGARP is encoded by the coding sequence ATGACCACGCCGCCGACCACCCCCTGGCTCCCGCCCGAGCAGTACGTGCGGACCATCCAGCAAGCGACGATGTACGGCTGCCTCTACCTCACCGACGAGGCGGACCGGCCGCTCCAACTGCACACGGCCCTGCCCGAACATCCGCAGCGATGGCAGTTTCCCGGCGGGAACTGCGAGTTCGGGCAGACGCCCTGGCAGGCGGCGCTGCGGGAGCTGACCGAGGAGACCGGGCTGCGGCTGGAGGGACCGCCGCGCCTGCTCGCGGTGTGCTTCCGACTCCCGAACGAGGGCTGGCCGTTGGCGAAGGTGGGCTTCGTCTTCGACGGCGGGGTGCTGACCGCCGCGCAGTTGCGGCAGGTGCGGCTCGACCCGCAGGAGCACAACGCCTGGGAGGTGCGTGAACTGGAGGACTGGCAGCCCGACATGGGCGAGTACCACTGGCGTCGGCTGCTGGCCGCCCACCAGGCCCGGACGAGCGGTGTCGCGGCCTACATCTGCGAGGACGAGCCCGCGCCGGGCGCGGACGGCCCGACCGGATCCGGCGGCGACGGATTCCCGGGAGCACGGCCATGA